A stretch of Aedes aegypti strain LVP_AGWG chromosome 2, AaegL5.0 Primary Assembly, whole genome shotgun sequence DNA encodes these proteins:
- the LOC110676989 gene encoding uncharacterized protein LOC110676989 — translation MSASTREATHLIGIVLVSVLIWPNSSWATFMPGRPVTPLGGFFGSSGGGSATDGFHSGTPIGGPVGGGSAIVFPAPNDRRAAFFGLLKLPYIICYYAANGRWPNFPPQLQTAVLDLGRHVFAMDDYGLRNYCSKFFRFTIGHRPCCATSVYPIAILPGSGHGGQVGFDEVPGKKPGKRSTKKPTPAPDSEFIPEAEPEGGEDAEAEEPQPEDEAGADEGEAAEGEDYDTGRLVDGHGGKVQRASDCKVDNKDCTPKTIPFVPLRNQKDGKQLKKNINETRKPVSGNDGTRTNIPK, via the exons ATGTCCGCTTCCACAAGGGAAGCTACTCATCTGATTGGCATAGTGCTAGTTTCGGTTCTCATTTGGCCGAATTCAAGCTGGGCAACGTTTATGCCTGGTAGACCAGTAACTCCGCTGGGTGGATTTTTCGGAAGCAGTGGCGGCGGAAGTGCCACAGATGGATTCCATTCCGGAACGCCCATTGGCGGGCCGGTAGGAGGCGGTAGTGCAATCGTTTTTCCCGCACCGAACGATAGAAGAGCAGCGTTTTTTGGACTACTGAAGCTACCAT ATATTATATGCTACTATGCAGCGAATGGCAGGTGGCCAAATTTTCCGCCACAGTTGCAAACGGCAGTACTTGACTTGGGAAGACACGTGTTCGCCATGGACGATTACGGACTGAGGAACTACTGTAGCAAATTCTTCCGTTTCACCATTGGACACAGACCTTGTTGTGCTACATCAG TTTATCCCATAGCAATTCTGCCTGGCAGTGGCCACGGTGGTCAGGTTGGTTTCGACGAAGTTCCCGGCAAGAAACCCGGTAAACGATCTACGAAGAAACCAACCCCGGCTCCGGATTCCGAGTTCATTCCCGAAGCCGAACCGGAAGGTGGAGAAGATGCAGAGGCTGAGGAACCGCAACCCGAAGATGAGGCAGGCGCAGATGAGGGTGAAGCCGCCGAAGGAGAAGACTACGACACTGGACGTTTGGTTGATGGTCATGGAGGAAAGGTACAACGTGCTTCGGATTGTAAGGTAGACAATAAGGATTGcacgccgaaaacgattccctTTGTGCCGTTACGTAACCAGAAGGACGGGAAACAGCTGAAGAAGAATATAAATGAAACGCGGAAGCCTGTGAGTGGGAATGATGGTACAAGGACAAACATTCCAAAATGA